The genomic segment CATTCCCCTCACCGGCCATGACCTCAACCTCTTCCGGGGCAACTTCGAGTTTACCTGAGATCAGATTGGCAGCCACATCGGCATTTTGAACCACAAATTGACCGACTGAGGCCAGTGTAGTCGTCCGGGAAGGAGCATAGACTTCCTCCCAGGGCGATTCGCCCTTTACGATTAAGTCGCGAAGGAGTAGTCCAGAAACGGTACTATGCGTCATTCCCCATTTTCGAAATCCGGTCGCTACATAGAGATTAGGACTTTGCGAAGACATTCTTCCAATATAGGGAATATCATCGAGGCTTGTGCAATCCTGCGCTGACCAGCGGTAAGGGAAATCTTCAACCGTAAAAAGTTGTTCCCCAAAATCCATCAGGTTTTCATAGTGCTGCCTTAAATTTTCACCCTGACCTACCTTATGCTTCTCTCCCACAATCAAAATCCGCTCGCCTTCCGTGGTCGGCAAAGAGCGCAGAGAACGTCCCGGATCCTCTGCACTGAGATACATTCCACCCGGAAATTTTTCCTGGGCTTTAGCCACTACGGCATAGGCCCGTTCTGTATATAGCCGCGTAAAATAGAGCCCTGGGAAAAAGTTAAAAGGATAGTGTGCCGCCATAATCATATGCGTTGCTGTCACTTTATTACCTGCAGCGGTCGTCACCGTATAGGGACCTTCCCCTTCAAGATCGACCACTCGGGTCTGTTCAAAGATTAACCCCCCTTGATCTGGGATTTTTGAAGCCAAGGCCAGTAGATATTTGCGTGAATGGAACTGAGCTTGATGCTCGAATCGTACCGCTCCCCGAATTTTAAGGGGTAGCTCTAACTTCGTCTCAAAACTGGCCTTAATTCCCAATTCTGAGGCAGCCTTAACTTCATCTTCAATCTTTTGTAGGTAGTCCTCTGAGGCCGTATAGATATAGGCCGGTTGATAACTAAAATCGCAGTCGATTTGCTGCTCTTCAATACATTTTGCGACAAAATGGAGTGCTGCTTCATTCGCCTCGGCATATTGCTTGGTTTTCTCCTGACCCAGATTTCTTTGCAGTTGAGCATAAATCAAATCATGCTGTGAAGTGAGTTTCGCCGTGGTATGCGCAGTTGTTCCGAGAAGAATCCGGTCCGCCTCCAAAACAGCCACCTTGAGTCCCTCCTGGCTAAGGAGATATGCCGAGGTGATCCCAACCATACCTCCTCCCACAATCGCAACATCCACTTTTAAATCCTCTCTCAAGGCTGGATAATCCGTCTCCGGTGTCGAAGCGATCCAGTAAGAACTCGGGGGATTCTTAAACCGTTTATCTATCGTACTCTGTTTATTATCCATTTTACACTACCCCTTACAAAAAAATGTTTTACTTATCATTCCCCGTTTTATTTGATCCATTCTGAATCGAGACAGCCTGGATGGTGGTAAAATGAATTCAAACGTCAA from the Desulfitobacterium metallireducens DSM 15288 genome contains:
- a CDS encoding FAD-dependent oxidoreductase is translated as MDNKQSTIDKRFKNPPSSYWIASTPETDYPALREDLKVDVAIVGGGMVGITSAYLLSQEGLKVAVLEADRILLGTTAHTTAKLTSQHDLIYAQLQRNLGQEKTKQYAEANEAALHFVAKCIEEQQIDCDFSYQPAYIYTASEDYLQKIEDEVKAASELGIKASFETKLELPLKIRGAVRFEHQAQFHSRKYLLALASKIPDQGGLIFEQTRVVDLEGEGPYTVTTAAGNKVTATHMIMAAHYPFNFFPGLYFTRLYTERAYAVVAKAQEKFPGGMYLSAEDPGRSLRSLPTTEGERILIVGEKHKVGQGENLRQHYENLMDFGEQLFTVEDFPYRWSAQDCTSLDDIPYIGRMSSQSPNLYVATGFRKWGMTHSTVSGLLLRDLIVKGESPWEEVYAPSRTTTLASVGQFVVQNADVAANLISGKLEVAPEEVEVMAGEGNVELEDGQRVGVFEDEAGKVHTVDTTCAHLGCELHWNNAEHSWDCPCHGSRYTADGEILEGPTVKPLKVL